From Haliotis asinina isolate JCU_RB_2024 chromosome 8, JCU_Hal_asi_v2, whole genome shotgun sequence, a single genomic window includes:
- the LOC137294803 gene encoding putative transcription factor p65 homolog gives MTTLSADFNLDDLSAVQLPSGELERYIQANFGLPEEQPVQATQEMNGQGPSQVQTSVQGGMIRQVQSPMFSSAALTSEPAPQQAPARTSNQPYMEIIEQPQSRGLRFRYECEGRSAGSIPGEHSSSERKTFPTIKIRNYKGPAIVVVSCVTKDHHPHCKPHPHSLVGKDCKKGVCTVKVKDTDTITFPHLGIQCAKKKDVENSLKLRKEINVDPFQTGFNHGTGQIDLNVVRLCFQVFLPDASGKITRVVPPVVSQLIHDKKSVNELTICRVDRSSGKAKGGDEIFLLCEKINKDDIQVRFFKDTAAGCMWEDFGDFGQGDVHRQFAVVFKTPPYKEAFIQQPIDVQMQLRRPSDNETSESIPFTYMPEDPDPDRIEEKRKRKAAHFVQSWGGSVSERGNATVKEGLRTKLKANRRIKQEGEPMVQDELPRYSFTNTGASATAGSMTGMPTMNIRTADNTAMGSMTVSNTTSTAANPQFQNLRIDHTGNVIDNSVVQNQQQQQSIMLQGGQITINPDTIDMDLLQAYLQDAQGSSSDALSADLLDETYDPNVAAMESVSSNTQPMNHPGSFAATQESLQGLSENS, from the exons ATGACGACTCTCAGCGCAG ATTTTAACCTGGATGACCTATCGGCTGTGCAGCTACCAAGTGGCGAGCTTGAGAGATATATTCAAGCTAACTTTGGATTACCCGAAGAACAACCAGTCCAGGCCACACAAGAAATGAATG GTCAGGGTCCATCACAAGTTCAGACCTCAGTACAAGGGGGCATGATCCGTCAGGTGCAGTCACCAATGTTCTCTAGTGCTGCTCTCACCTCAGAACCAGCACCTCAACAAGCACCTGCTCGCACAAGCAACCAGCCATATATGGAAATAATTGAGCAACCCCAGTCACGGGGACTGCGGTTCCGATACGAGTGTGAGGGACGATCTGCCGGCAGCATACCAGGGGAGCACAGCTCATCCGAGAGAAAGACTTTCCCCACTATAAAG ATACGTAATTATAAGGGCCCAGCTATAGTAGTAGTTTCATGTGTGACCAAAGATCATCACCCACACTGTAAGCCGCACCCACATTCTCTTGTGGGGAAAGATTGTAAGAAAGGTGTATGCACAGtaaaggtcaaggacacagaCACGATAAC ATTTCCTCATCTAGGCATTCAGTGTGCCAAGAAGAAGGACGTGGAAAACAGTTTAAAACTGAGAAAAGAAATTAATGTGGACCCTTTTCAGA CTGGTTTCAATCATGGCACCGGTCAGATAGATCTGAATGTGGTCCGTCTGTGTTTCCAAGTCTTCCTGCCTGATGCCAGTGGAAAGATCACCAGAGTTGTCCCCCCTGTTGTGTCGCAACTCATCCATGATAAAA agTCTGTCAACGAGCTGACAATATGCCGTGTTGATCGCAGTTCGGGAAAGGCAAAAGGTGGAGATGAGATCTTCCTCCTGTGTGAAAAAATTAACAAAG ATGATATCCAAGTCCGATTCTTTAAAGACACAGCTGCTGGTTGCATGTGGGAAGATTTTGGTGATTTCGGACAGGGTGACGTGCATAGACAG TTTGCTGTCGTGTTCAAGACACCACCTTACAAAGAGGCATTCATACAGCAACCCATAGACGTGCAGATGCAGCTGAGACGACCGTCAGACAATGAGACCTCGGAATCGATTCCATTCACTTACATGCCGGAAGATCCAG ATCCAGACAGAATTGAGGAAAAGAGGAAGCGCAAAGCAGCACACTTTGTTCAGAGCTGGGGTGGTTCAG tgagtgagcgaggaAATGCCACAGTCAAAGAAGGGTTGCGGACGAAACTGAAAGCTAATCGCAGAATCAAACAGGAAGGGGAGCCAATGGTGCAAG ATGAACTACCCAGATACTCCTTCACCAACACCGGCGCCAGTGCAACAGCAGGGAGCATGACAGGCATGCCCACGATGAACATCCGCACAGCAGACAACACTGCTATGGGGAGCATGACCGTCTCCAACACAACATCCACGGCAGCCAACCCCCAGTTTCAGAACTTGAGGATCGACCACACGGGGAATGTAATTGACAACTCGGTTGTTCAAAaccaacagcaacagcagaGCATCATGCTGCAAGGCGGCCAGATCACCATCAACCCCGATACCATCGACATGGATTTACTTCAAGCCTATCTCCAGGATGCGCAGGGAAGCAGTAGTGATGCCTTGTCCGCTGACCTGCTCGACGAAACATATGACCCAAACGTTGCAGCAATGGAGAGTGTATCAAGCAACACCCAGCCAATGAATCATCCTGGTTCCTTCGCAGCCACGCAAGAGAGTTTACAGGGGTTAAGTGAGAACTCCTGA